Proteins from a genomic interval of Luteibacter pinisoli:
- a CDS encoding TlpA family protein disulfide reductase: MISRFIAALALAVAVPAMASTTTPELKVKTLDGKPFDLAAQRGKWVVVNYWATWCVPCIKEMPDISAFVTSRKDVVAIGLAFEDSDPNDIRAFVAKHPVTYAIAQVDVMAPPKDFDTPKGLPTTYLIAPDGHVAKRFVGPVDAAKLNEAIAKGK, from the coding sequence ATGATTTCCCGCTTCATCGCCGCCCTGGCGCTCGCCGTCGCCGTGCCCGCCATGGCCTCCACCACCACGCCCGAGCTGAAGGTCAAGACGCTCGACGGCAAGCCGTTCGACCTCGCCGCGCAGCGCGGCAAGTGGGTCGTCGTGAACTACTGGGCCACCTGGTGCGTGCCGTGCATCAAGGAGATGCCGGATATCTCGGCGTTCGTGACGTCGCGCAAGGACGTGGTCGCCATCGGCCTGGCCTTCGAGGACTCGGATCCGAACGACATCCGCGCGTTCGTCGCCAAGCACCCGGTGACGTATGCCATCGCCCAGGTGGATGTGATGGCGCCGCCGAAGGACTTTGATACGCCGAAGGGCCTGCCCACCACGTACCTCATCGCACCGGACGGCCACGTGGCCAAGCGCTTCGTGGGCCCGGTGGATGCCGCGAAACTCAACGAGGCTATCGCCAAGGGGAAATGA
- the purT gene encoding formate-dependent phosphoribosylglycinamide formyltransferase: MKTFGTPHSHTALKVLLLGSGELGKEVAIELQRFAVEVIAVDRYANAPAMQVAHRSHVIDMLDGDALRAVIEEEKPHLVVPEIEAIHTPTLIAMEKEGLKVIPTAKAAWLTMDREGIRRLAAEELGLPTSPYRFCDTREAFDEAIAALGTPCVVKPVMSSSGKGQSVVRTPADAGDAWDYAQSGGRAGKGRVIVEGFIDFDYEITLLTVRHRDGVSFCAPIGHRQEDGDYRESWQPQPMSDAARAAAEQQADAITQALGGWGVFGVEFFVRGDEVIFSEVSPRPHDTGLVTLISQDLSEFALHARAILGLPVPEIHQFAPAASCAVLVEGEGHAPTYHGIADALAETGTMLRIFGKPEVRGRRRMAVTLARAATVGEALEKAKRAASRIRVEL, translated from the coding sequence ATGAAAACCTTTGGCACCCCCCACTCACACACCGCCCTGAAAGTGCTCCTGCTGGGCTCCGGTGAGCTGGGCAAGGAAGTGGCGATCGAGCTGCAGCGCTTCGCCGTCGAGGTGATCGCGGTGGACCGCTACGCCAATGCGCCGGCCATGCAGGTGGCGCACCGCAGCCATGTCATCGACATGCTCGATGGCGACGCGCTGCGCGCCGTGATCGAAGAAGAAAAGCCGCACCTGGTCGTGCCGGAAATCGAGGCCATCCACACGCCCACGCTGATCGCGATGGAGAAGGAAGGCCTGAAGGTGATCCCCACCGCGAAGGCGGCGTGGCTCACGATGGATCGCGAAGGCATCCGCCGGCTCGCGGCGGAAGAACTCGGCCTGCCGACCTCGCCGTACCGTTTCTGCGATACGCGCGAAGCCTTTGACGAGGCTATCGCCGCGCTGGGCACGCCCTGCGTCGTCAAGCCGGTGATGAGCTCGTCGGGCAAGGGCCAGAGCGTGGTGCGCACGCCCGCCGATGCGGGCGACGCGTGGGACTACGCACAGTCCGGTGGTCGCGCCGGCAAGGGCCGGGTCATCGTCGAAGGCTTCATCGATTTCGACTACGAGATCACCCTGCTGACGGTGCGCCATCGCGACGGCGTGTCGTTCTGCGCGCCCATCGGCCATCGCCAGGAAGATGGCGATTACCGTGAATCGTGGCAGCCGCAGCCGATGAGCGACGCCGCGCGTGCCGCCGCCGAGCAGCAGGCCGATGCGATCACCCAGGCGCTGGGTGGCTGGGGCGTCTTCGGCGTGGAGTTCTTCGTTCGCGGTGACGAGGTAATCTTCTCCGAGGTGAGCCCGCGCCCGCACGACACCGGCCTGGTCACGCTGATCTCGCAGGACCTGTCCGAATTTGCCTTGCACGCCCGCGCCATCCTCGGCCTGCCGGTGCCGGAGATCCATCAGTTCGCCCCGGCCGCCTCATGCGCGGTGCTGGTGGAGGGGGAGGGCCATGCGCCCACGTACCACGGCATCGCCGACGCGCTGGCCGAGACGGGCACCATGCTTCGCATCTTCGGCAAGCCGGAAGTGCGCGGTCGCCGGCGCATGGCGGTGACGCTGGCCCGGGCCGCTACCGTCGGGGAAGCGCTGGAAAAGGCCAAGCGGGCGGCCAGCCGGATCCGCGTGGAGCTCTAG
- a CDS encoding transglutaminase-like domain-containing protein → MRRSRAVLAVLLCLAPAYALATETWMTVMLDGRKVGKLKIDREATDKQVTTAQVLDFRLTRIKTPLALRTELRSVESTHGQPLGFYAKSSMSSQENLVEGQVRDDGAFQVANTVGGQSRVNLLIWPTGAALVEGQRLNMVRMGFRPGTTYQTRNFDPVKQQVATVDVLVVGDEVVDLPQSRETLHHIRQTLAGSNNTQFVDMWVNDQGDVRRGIAPLLGFRMEMAACDAACANAPDQDVDLLRAAMVDAPRPMTPSLRAAPVRYMISIHGNHPSPFIETDEQHVHVMGDGLYQVDVGWAVPRSGEPGPTTDDTAPNPWVQSESPEVIALARRVVGDAPNDLQRMRRLRSFLSDYINEKGLDVGYASALETIHSRKGDCTEHAVLLTALARALGIPARVVTGIVYVDRFGGASRVFVPHAWTQAWLGNRWVSFDSAQRRFDATHIALGTGSGDPWRFFQAMSVLGNIRIERATAASSLMDMPAPSMSDSFVGGGGSGKGAAGGIE, encoded by the coding sequence ATGAGACGCTCACGCGCAGTTCTCGCCGTACTGTTGTGCCTGGCCCCGGCGTACGCGCTGGCGACGGAAACATGGATGACCGTGATGCTCGACGGTCGCAAGGTCGGCAAGCTCAAGATCGACCGCGAGGCCACCGACAAGCAGGTCACCACCGCCCAGGTGCTGGACTTCCGACTCACGCGGATCAAGACCCCGCTCGCCCTGCGCACGGAGCTGCGTTCGGTGGAGTCCACCCACGGCCAGCCGCTGGGCTTCTATGCGAAGTCGTCCATGTCCTCGCAGGAGAACCTGGTAGAAGGCCAGGTGCGCGACGACGGCGCCTTCCAGGTGGCCAATACGGTGGGGGGCCAGTCGCGGGTGAACCTGCTGATCTGGCCCACCGGCGCCGCCCTCGTCGAAGGCCAGCGGCTGAACATGGTGCGCATGGGCTTCCGCCCGGGCACCACCTACCAGACGCGCAACTTCGACCCGGTGAAGCAGCAGGTCGCCACCGTGGATGTACTGGTGGTTGGCGACGAGGTCGTGGACCTGCCGCAGAGCCGCGAAACGCTGCATCACATCCGCCAGACCCTGGCGGGATCGAACAACACCCAGTTCGTCGATATGTGGGTGAACGACCAGGGCGATGTCCGCCGCGGCATCGCGCCGCTGCTCGGGTTCCGCATGGAAATGGCTGCGTGCGATGCGGCCTGCGCCAATGCGCCCGACCAGGATGTCGACCTGCTACGCGCCGCCATGGTGGATGCGCCGCGGCCGATGACACCCAGCCTGCGCGCCGCCCCGGTGCGTTACATGATCAGCATCCACGGCAACCACCCCAGCCCCTTCATCGAAACCGACGAACAGCATGTGCACGTGATGGGCGACGGCCTCTACCAGGTGGACGTCGGCTGGGCCGTGCCGCGCAGCGGCGAACCGGGCCCGACCACCGACGACACGGCACCCAATCCCTGGGTGCAGTCGGAATCGCCCGAGGTCATCGCCCTGGCCAGGCGCGTCGTGGGTGATGCCCCGAACGACCTGCAGCGCATGCGCCGCCTGCGCTCGTTCCTCTCCGATTACATCAACGAAAAAGGCCTCGATGTCGGTTATGCCTCCGCGCTGGAAACCATCCACAGCCGCAAGGGCGATTGCACCGAACACGCGGTGCTGCTTACCGCGCTGGCCCGGGCCCTGGGCATCCCGGCCCGGGTGGTCACCGGCATCGTCTACGTGGACCGCTTTGGCGGCGCATCCCGCGTGTTCGTGCCGCACGCCTGGACCCAGGCATGGCTCGGCAACCGCTGGGTGAGCTTCGATTCGGCCCAGCGCCGCTTCGACGCCACCCACATCGCGCTGGGCACCGGCAGCGGCGACCCGTGGCGCTTCTTCCAGGCCATGAGCGTGCTCGGCAACATCCGCATCGAGCGGGCCACGGCGGCCTCGTCGCTCATGGATATGCCGGCGCCAAGCATGAGCGACAGCTTCGTGGGCGGTGGCGGCAGCGGCAAGGGCGCGGCGGGAGGCATTGAATAA
- a CDS encoding Arc family DNA binding domain-containing protein, giving the protein MAEKKAYPLRISAAVLEAMQKWSEDELRSVNAQIEYVLRDALRRAGRLKSGAPDDTDDA; this is encoded by the coding sequence GTGGCAGAGAAAAAAGCCTATCCGCTGCGCATCAGCGCGGCCGTTCTCGAGGCCATGCAAAAGTGGTCCGAGGACGAGCTGCGCTCGGTGAACGCGCAGATTGAATACGTCCTTCGCGATGCGCTGCGCCGCGCGGGGCGCCTGAAATCGGGCGCTCCGGATGACACGGACGACGCCTAG
- the mrcB gene encoding penicillin-binding protein 1B: MAFLHRLGSLLRASWPWLRIPFWLVMGLLFGFLLPYTLILNARLQERFSDLVFAVPTRVYARPLLIEPGRAMSPAALELELTFAGYTPDGAGKVQGSYSKNGSRFIINSRGYAGPDGGELAHRLRVGLSDGQVASVVDDASGKPIKAIHLDPARIATLYGADQEERRIVRLENVPPLLVQGLQAVEDRDFNHHIGLDFTAIARAMFANLRAGHTVQGGSTLTQQLVRNLFLDRSQNYLRKVNEAILSLLMEAHYPKHRILEAYVNEVFLGQQGNQAVHGFAAGAEFFFGRRLEELRPQEIALLIGLVKGPSYYDPRRYPDRALSRRNLVLQQFNDTGLLDEAAMKAAQATPLGIATNAQLPHNRFPAFMQLVRSQILADFDEDALRNGSLSIFTTLDPAAQLYTEQAIITTTKALGKRGAAAQAAAVVTDTTDGSVLAVVGSREPGEQGFNRALDARRSIGSLVKPFVYLVALSQPSKWSLASTLSDTPISMRQPDGTMWTPQNDDHEIHGEVPMMDALVHSWNLATVNLGMQVGLPRIKGFLESFGLEDVNPSPSLLLGAVDLSPLQVAQMYEYIAADGHALPLVAVRGVMDNKGQAIKRYDVKAGEGEYQQPTRLIRYAMQQVVTSGTAAAIGNSSLGSLHAAGKTGTSDSQRDSWFAGFTGEHLAVVWMGRDDNKPTGLYGATGSMRVWQELFRKLPTSPLSTQVGDGLEMAWVNPQSGKRTDPTCEGARQFPFVSGYVPEQEQGCFWQRFKGMFGGGDDGQQPPAPSPVPSNPTD, translated from the coding sequence TTGGCTTTCCTGCACCGTCTCGGTTCCCTCCTGCGCGCCAGCTGGCCCTGGCTTCGCATTCCCTTCTGGCTTGTCATGGGCCTGCTCTTCGGCTTCCTGCTGCCGTACACGTTGATCCTCAACGCCCGGTTGCAGGAGCGCTTCAGTGACCTGGTGTTCGCGGTGCCGACGCGCGTCTACGCGCGCCCGCTGCTGATCGAGCCGGGCCGGGCGATGTCGCCGGCCGCGCTGGAGCTGGAGCTGACCTTCGCCGGCTATACGCCGGATGGCGCGGGCAAGGTCCAGGGCAGCTACTCGAAGAATGGTTCGCGCTTCATCATCAACTCGCGCGGCTATGCGGGCCCGGACGGCGGCGAGCTCGCGCATCGCCTGCGCGTCGGCCTGTCCGACGGGCAGGTGGCCTCGGTGGTCGACGATGCCAGCGGCAAGCCGATCAAGGCGATCCACCTGGATCCCGCGCGTATTGCCACGCTCTACGGCGCAGACCAGGAAGAGCGCCGGATCGTGCGCCTGGAGAACGTGCCGCCGCTGCTGGTGCAGGGCCTGCAGGCCGTCGAAGACCGCGACTTCAACCACCACATCGGCCTGGATTTCACCGCCATCGCGCGCGCCATGTTCGCCAACCTGCGCGCGGGCCACACGGTGCAGGGTGGTTCCACGCTTACCCAGCAGCTCGTGCGCAACCTGTTCCTCGATCGCAGCCAGAACTACCTGCGCAAGGTGAACGAGGCCATCCTCTCGCTGCTGATGGAAGCGCATTACCCGAAGCACCGGATCCTCGAGGCGTATGTCAACGAGGTGTTCCTCGGCCAGCAGGGCAACCAGGCCGTGCACGGCTTCGCCGCCGGCGCCGAGTTCTTCTTCGGCCGGCGCCTGGAAGAACTGCGTCCGCAGGAAATCGCCCTGCTGATCGGCCTGGTGAAGGGCCCGAGTTACTACGACCCGCGCCGTTACCCGGACCGCGCGCTGTCGCGACGCAACCTGGTGCTGCAGCAGTTCAACGACACCGGCCTGCTTGACGAGGCCGCGATGAAGGCCGCCCAGGCCACGCCGCTGGGCATCGCCACCAACGCGCAGCTGCCGCACAACCGCTTCCCGGCGTTCATGCAGCTGGTGCGCTCGCAGATCCTCGCCGACTTCGACGAAGACGCCCTGCGCAACGGCAGCCTCAGCATTTTCACCACGCTGGACCCGGCCGCGCAGCTGTATACCGAGCAGGCGATCATCACCACCACCAAGGCATTGGGTAAGCGTGGCGCCGCCGCGCAGGCCGCCGCCGTGGTCACCGACACCACCGATGGCAGCGTCCTTGCCGTGGTCGGTTCGCGTGAGCCGGGCGAGCAGGGCTTCAACCGCGCGCTCGATGCGCGTCGTTCCATCGGCTCGCTGGTCAAGCCGTTCGTTTACCTGGTGGCGCTGTCGCAGCCGTCGAAGTGGTCGCTGGCCTCCACGCTGAGCGACACGCCGATCAGCATGCGCCAGCCGGATGGCACGATGTGGACGCCACAGAATGACGACCACGAGATCCACGGCGAGGTGCCGATGATGGATGCGCTGGTGCACTCGTGGAACCTTGCCACGGTGAACCTGGGCATGCAGGTGGGCTTGCCTCGCATCAAGGGCTTCCTTGAATCGTTTGGCCTGGAAGACGTGAACCCGAGCCCGTCGTTACTGCTGGGCGCGGTGGACCTCTCGCCGCTGCAGGTGGCGCAGATGTATGAGTACATCGCGGCGGATGGCCACGCGTTGCCGCTGGTCGCCGTGCGCGGCGTGATGGACAACAAGGGCCAGGCGATCAAGCGCTATGACGTCAAGGCGGGCGAGGGTGAATACCAGCAGCCGACGCGGCTGATCCGCTACGCCATGCAGCAGGTGGTCACCAGCGGCACGGCGGCGGCCATCGGCAATTCCAGCCTGGGCTCGCTGCATGCCGCCGGCAAGACCGGTACCAGCGACAGCCAGCGCGACAGCTGGTTTGCCGGCTTCACCGGCGAACACCTGGCGGTGGTGTGGATGGGCCGCGACGACAACAAGCCCACCGGCCTCTACGGCGCCACGGGCAGCATGCGCGTGTGGCAGGAGCTGTTCCGCAAGCTGCCCACCTCGCCGTTGTCCACGCAAGTGGGTGACGGGCTCGAAATGGCCTGGGTGAACCCGCAGAGCGGCAAGCGCACCGATCCCACCTGCGAGGGCGCCCGCCAGTTCCCATTTGTCAGCGGCTACGTGCCGGAACAGGAGCAGGGCTGTTTCTGGCAGCGATTCAAGGGTATGTTCGGCGGCGGTGACGATGGCCAGCAGCCGCCGGCCCCGTCGCCCGTTCCCAGTAATCCTACGGATTGA
- a CDS encoding DUF423 domain-containing protein gives MRQPVSTAAAVSVGLAGASAVAFGAFGAHALRGTLDAAGLSVWHTGVEYHFWHALALFAAVLGLPAGRARQATLLLFGAGIVLFSGSLYALALGAPRWTGAITPLGGVAFIAGWIAAALSLRRTP, from the coding sequence ATGCGACAACCTGTCAGCACCGCCGCCGCGGTATCGGTGGGCCTGGCAGGCGCCAGTGCCGTGGCCTTCGGTGCGTTCGGCGCCCACGCCTTGCGCGGCACGCTGGATGCCGCCGGCCTCTCCGTGTGGCACACGGGTGTGGAGTACCACTTCTGGCATGCGCTGGCGCTGTTCGCCGCGGTGCTCGGTCTGCCTGCGGGACGGGCGCGGCAGGCTACGCTGCTGCTGTTCGGCGCAGGCATCGTGTTGTTCTCCGGGAGCCTCTACGCGCTGGCCCTGGGCGCACCGCGCTGGACGGGCGCGATCACGCCCCTGGGCGGCGTCGCCTTCATCGCTGGGTGGATCGCCGCGGCACTGTCGCTGCGCCGCACGCCCTAG
- a CDS encoding SCO family protein, whose translation MKPSLCRRVCLALLALAILLPLAACQREAKPAWRLNDVAGHLPDLDFKLTDDNGKAVTAADYRGKVAIMYFGYTHCPDVCPLTLTQLHVVLDRLGAPADQVRILFVSVDPARDTPAVMHAYVNAFDKRAVGLVGSQADVEALAKRYRSAFTREPDRGDGNYDVSHSSAIYLFDGKGKARLLATPSASQDDIVHDLHLLTALEP comes from the coding sequence ATGAAGCCGTCCCTGTGCCGCCGGGTGTGCCTGGCCCTGCTTGCCCTCGCCATCCTGCTCCCGCTTGCCGCCTGCCAGCGCGAGGCGAAGCCGGCATGGCGGCTCAACGACGTGGCCGGCCACCTGCCCGACCTCGACTTCAAGCTCACCGACGACAACGGCAAGGCCGTGACCGCCGCGGACTATCGCGGCAAGGTCGCGATCATGTATTTCGGCTACACGCATTGTCCGGATGTCTGCCCGCTTACCCTCACCCAGCTGCACGTGGTGCTTGACCGCCTCGGCGCGCCCGCCGACCAGGTCCGCATCCTCTTCGTCAGCGTGGACCCGGCACGCGATACGCCGGCGGTGATGCACGCCTACGTCAATGCCTTCGACAAGCGCGCCGTGGGCCTCGTCGGCTCGCAGGCCGATGTCGAGGCGCTGGCCAAGCGCTACCGCTCGGCCTTCACCCGCGAACCGGACCGCGGTGACGGCAATTACGACGTCAGCCATAGCTCGGCCATCTATCTTTTCGACGGCAAGGGCAAGGCTCGCCTCCTCGCCACGCCGTCCGCGTCGCAGGACGATATCGTCCATGACCTGCACCTGCTCACCGCCCTGGAGCCCTGA
- a CDS encoding acylphosphatase — protein MNAARFVVRGRVQGVFFRASAREQAVQLKLTGHARNLLDGSVEVVAYGDAAALNHLETWLRDGPPTAEVTEFYREDIGAHDVPADFRTL, from the coding sequence ATGAATGCCGCGCGATTCGTCGTCAGGGGAAGGGTGCAGGGCGTGTTCTTCCGTGCCTCGGCCCGCGAACAGGCGGTGCAGCTGAAGCTCACCGGGCACGCGCGCAACCTGCTGGATGGCAGCGTTGAAGTGGTGGCCTATGGCGACGCCGCGGCACTCAATCACCTGGAAACGTGGCTGCGCGACGGACCGCCCACGGCCGAGGTCACGGAGTTCTATCGCGAGGACATCGGCGCGCACGACGTGCCCGCCGATTTCCGCACGCTCTAG
- a CDS encoding SPFH domain-containing protein has product MNERPAASLPGIPSLVVLFFIGLIAVGTVLKGADMHGQPLMPFAGAILLGFLAFLAKGFFQVQPNQGQVMQLFGRYSGTERREGLRWTNPFYSRRPVSLRVRNFESSRLKVNDNDGNPIEIAAIVVWQVVDTAEAVFCVNDYENFVQIQSESALRQMAQSYAYDTHDDGRPSLRSHGDEVNNHLGREIEARLVKAGVQVVEARISHLAYAQEIAQAMLQRQQASAIVAARTRIVEGAVGMVALALEQLREQGVVELDEERKAAMVSNLLVVLCGDRSTQPVVNTGSLYS; this is encoded by the coding sequence ATGAACGAACGTCCTGCCGCGTCACTGCCCGGTATTCCGTCGCTTGTCGTCCTGTTTTTCATCGGACTCATCGCTGTCGGCACCGTCCTGAAGGGCGCGGACATGCATGGCCAGCCCCTGATGCCGTTCGCCGGCGCCATCCTGCTCGGCTTCCTCGCGTTCCTGGCCAAGGGCTTCTTCCAGGTCCAGCCCAACCAGGGCCAGGTGATGCAGCTGTTCGGCCGCTATAGCGGCACGGAGCGCCGCGAAGGCCTGCGCTGGACCAACCCGTTCTACTCGCGCCGCCCGGTGAGCCTGCGCGTGCGCAACTTCGAAAGCAGCCGGCTGAAGGTCAACGACAACGACGGCAACCCTATCGAGATCGCCGCCATCGTCGTGTGGCAGGTGGTGGACACCGCCGAAGCCGTGTTCTGCGTCAACGACTACGAGAACTTCGTGCAGATCCAGAGCGAATCGGCGTTGCGCCAGATGGCGCAGAGCTACGCGTACGACACGCATGACGACGGCCGCCCTTCCCTGCGCAGCCACGGCGATGAAGTGAACAATCATCTCGGCCGCGAAATCGAAGCGCGCCTGGTGAAGGCCGGCGTGCAGGTGGTCGAGGCGCGCATCAGCCACCTCGCGTATGCGCAGGAAATCGCCCAGGCCATGCTGCAGCGCCAGCAGGCCAGCGCCATCGTCGCGGCGCGTACCCGCATCGTGGAAGGCGCGGTCGGCATGGTGGCCCTGGCGCTGGAACAGCTGCGCGAGCAGGGCGTGGTGGAACTGGACGAAGAGCGCAAGGCGGCGATGGTATCCAACCTGCTGGTCGTGCTCTGCGGCGACCGCTCCACGCAGCCGGTGGTGAACACCGGGTCGTTGTATAGCTGA
- a CDS encoding SDR family oxidoreductase codes for MTVLVIGASSQVGRFLLPRLDALECDWIGLSRQAPADDPRWLRGHLPDAMPTLPPVTAILSSGPLDGLAYWLTGTRLEGTPHIIATSSMSAETKRDSDVPTERELSLRLRDAETKLIATCASRGMPWTLFRPTLVYGAGMDKSISPIVHAAQRRRVFPLPAARGQRQPVHADDIAAAFVAALVTARARGKTFPIGGGERLSAAEMFRRARRSAGVFTLPVPLPRAALALAGLAYPGLIGPLRRLDSDLIADNSELEAILGIHPRPFRPDPATWAVRV; via the coding sequence ATGACGGTATTGGTGATTGGCGCGTCCAGCCAGGTCGGGCGCTTCCTGCTTCCCCGCCTCGATGCCCTGGAATGCGACTGGATTGGCCTTAGCCGGCAAGCTCCGGCGGACGATCCCCGCTGGCTTCGGGGGCACCTGCCTGACGCCATGCCGACGCTGCCGCCGGTCACCGCGATCCTGTCCTCGGGCCCGCTCGACGGCCTGGCGTACTGGCTGACCGGCACCCGCCTCGAAGGCACGCCGCACATCATCGCTACCTCATCGATGAGTGCCGAAACCAAGCGCGATTCCGACGTGCCGACCGAGCGCGAGCTGTCGCTGCGCCTGCGCGATGCCGAAACCAAGCTCATCGCCACCTGTGCATCGCGCGGGATGCCGTGGACCCTGTTCCGTCCCACGCTGGTCTACGGGGCCGGCATGGACAAGAGCATCAGCCCGATCGTCCACGCCGCCCAGCGCCGTCGCGTGTTCCCGCTTCCCGCGGCGCGGGGCCAGCGGCAGCCGGTGCATGCCGACGACATCGCCGCGGCCTTCGTGGCCGCCCTGGTCACGGCCCGCGCCCGTGGCAAAACGTTCCCCATCGGCGGTGGCGAACGTCTTTCCGCGGCCGAGATGTTCCGTCGCGCCCGGCGTAGCGCGGGTGTCTTCACCCTTCCGGTGCCGCTCCCGCGGGCGGCGCTGGCGCTGGCGGGGCTTGCCTATCCGGGCCTGATCGGGCCCCTGCGGCGGCTTGATAGCGACCTGATCGCCGACAATAGCGAGCTGGAGGCGATTCTCGGGATCCATCCGCGGCCGTTCCGGCCGGACCCCGCCACCTGGGCGGTCCGGGTCTAG
- a CDS encoding tetratricopeptide repeat protein, which yields MHYLRYCAMAAAVLVTACSQPAPPQATRPTPPTYDIVAQIRAAGEREKSAIEVAPLRDPGVQGLEHAAQSDERAGKYDDADAKLVQALKLAPEAPELIQDRAEIAVRKQDYPAAEKLAKQSFEMGPKSGSLCARNQQTIYEMRMQAGDQNGAMAARTDLGKCHIAGPNRF from the coding sequence ATGCACTACCTTCGTTATTGCGCCATGGCCGCCGCGGTGCTCGTCACCGCCTGCAGCCAGCCTGCCCCGCCGCAGGCCACCCGTCCCACCCCGCCGACGTACGACATCGTGGCGCAGATCCGCGCCGCGGGTGAGCGTGAGAAGTCGGCCATCGAAGTGGCGCCGCTGCGCGATCCGGGCGTCCAGGGCCTTGAACACGCCGCGCAATCCGACGAGCGCGCCGGCAAGTACGACGACGCCGACGCCAAGCTCGTGCAGGCGCTGAAGCTGGCGCCCGAGGCACCGGAACTGATCCAGGATCGCGCGGAAATCGCCGTGCGCAAGCAGGACTACCCGGCGGCCGAGAAGCTGGCGAAGCAGTCCTTCGAGATGGGCCCGAAGTCGGGCAGCCTGTGCGCCCGCAACCAGCAGACGATTTACGAAATGCGCATGCAGGCAGGCGACCAGAACGGCGCCATGGCGGCCCGTACCGACCTGGGCAAGTGCCACATCGCCGGTCCGAACCGCTTCTGA
- a CDS encoding copper chaperone PCu(A)C, translating to MMRSLFLAALLATGAAQAADTTTVTASGAWIRVLPGSLPAGGYVTLQNTSDKAVAVTGAASPDYGDAMIHRSSTETGMGRMEMVDKVPVPAKGSVAFAPGGYHVMLMQAKHPVNPGDKVRVTFTLSDGSTLPVTFLARPANANGPAD from the coding sequence ATGATGCGCTCGCTCTTCCTCGCCGCCCTGCTCGCCACCGGCGCCGCGCAGGCGGCTGACACGACCACCGTGACGGCCAGCGGTGCATGGATCCGCGTGCTGCCGGGCAGCCTGCCCGCGGGCGGCTACGTCACGCTGCAGAACACCTCGGACAAGGCCGTGGCCGTGACCGGCGCCGCCAGCCCGGATTACGGCGACGCCATGATCCACCGCAGCAGCACGGAAACCGGCATGGGCCGGATGGAAATGGTGGACAAGGTGCCGGTGCCCGCGAAGGGCAGCGTCGCCTTCGCGCCGGGTGGTTACCACGTGATGCTGATGCAGGCAAAGCACCCGGTGAACCCGGGCGACAAGGTACGGGTGACCTTTACCCTTTCGGACGGCAGCACCCTGCCGGTGACCTTCCTGGCCCGTCCGGCAAACGCGAACGGGCCCGCCGACTGA